One genomic region from Opisthocomus hoazin isolate bOpiHoa1 chromosome Z, bOpiHoa1.hap1, whole genome shotgun sequence encodes:
- the KANK1 gene encoding KN motif and ankyrin repeat domain-containing protein 1 isoform X1, which yields MAYTANTNSSTAEKEEVVINGEDEKERKDPYFVETPYGYQLDLDFLKYVDDIQKGNTIKKLNIRRKRKAVPASAATKSSGGQCSGWTSTESLSSSNSDENKQSSLAARSRVTSSVTVRPSVSFEASPSYLTVPESKQLPPPSPQPPRHNLHVTKTLMETRRRLEQERMMQVTPGDVRRPRLSSFGGMGSTSSLPSFVGSSGYGHVSQQLQNGYQGNGDYGACFSSSLGSSIRHSPMSSGISTPVTNVSPVHLQHIREQMAIALKRLKELEEQVKTIPVLQVKISVLQEEKRHMMAELKNQRKAAQNDTYGFRKRSYSAGNAEQWEHMSQVRRGGELYIDCEEEVESVEQSSERIEEFRQLTAEMQALERKIQDSNYESPANLRVNRGSLMRESLTKETRSVAVGGDENMNDVIVYNRSARQHREVAVGTEKEMRECGVGVTEAMLGLSTEVEKEIELQQQTIEALKEKIYRLEVQLKETTYDREMTKLKQELQAAGSRKKVDKAMMAQPHAVSRMVEAVIQTRDQMVGNHVDVADSSAGNHLQTSSIGTSCRPAVRSVAAGPELLMSRWLVRERAEMRDQGTGSSAELCDRAVGAETSVRETGVNTEEPAGAAGPGRASRAMRSVGCGDCSVHVVVCVPTERVSRETATEAVPRAEAMMMAVPSTASQQTSTDLEMVSRCTSTETASLADCGTNTALSSCDKQTNTDSVETRSVAVGDGRVKDIHTSAKTRSVGVGTLLSSHPGFEKPSAIKTKDCGVGQINIHENYLVGLKMRSIACGPPPLPVVPAGTRSIGVGGESVCEPAGDLVESPLPPPELRTGLDHYIERVQKLLQEQQMLLAENYSELAEAFGEPHSQIGSLNSQLISTLTSINSVMKYASTEELRSLDLQKQCVERSTTSGATLEYIPHGQLANTHLTSNLRALKLEQDIVPAQEERKTPLVEAVRGRKSFSSQDKALTPINLTDDQLASGLYVCTNNENTLKSIMKKRDGKKDLSNTKKNLQFVGINGGYETTSSDDSSSEESSSSDSEEECEGHEYPRSRHTEEGQPVPRASEVCAVGSEEDSPPPECEEVEIRERYELSEKMLSACHLLRNNIDDPKALTNKDVRFCLNTIQHEWFRVSSQKSAVPEMVGDYITAFEEISSAVLRHIINMADGNGNTALHYSVSHSNFEIVKLLLDANVCNVNHQNKAGYTPIMLAALAAVEAEKDMRIVEELFSCGDVNAKASQAGQTALMLAVSHGRIDMVKALLACGADVNIQDDEGSTALMCASEHGHVEIVKLLLAQPGCNGTLEDNDGSTALSIALEAGHKDIAVLLYAHVNFSKTQSPGTPRLSRKTSPGPTHRATFE from the exons AACACCTTATGGCTACCAGCTAGACTTGGATTTTCTGAAGTACGTGGACGATATACAAAAGGGGAATACCATTAAGAAACTAAACATCCGAAGGAAGAGGAAAGCTGTACCAGCCTCCGCAGCTACCAAGAGCTCTGGTGGCCAGTGCAGTGGCTGGACCTCCACGGAGTCTCTCTCTTCGTCGAACAGTGATGAGAACAAGCAGTCGTCTCTGGCAGCGAGGAGTCGAGTAACCTCGTCTGTCACTGTGAGACCCTCAGTTTCCTTTGAAGCATCTCCTTCCTACTTAACCGTCCCTGAGAGCAAgcagcttcctcctccttccccccagcctcctcggcACAACCTCCATGTGACAAAAACCCTCATGGAGACGCGGAGGCGACTCGAGCAGGAGAGGATGATGCAGGTCACGCCTGGTGATGTCCGCAGGCCCCGGCTTTCCAGCTTCGGAGGCATGGGCTCCACGAGCTCCCTCCCCTCTTTCGTGGGATCCAGCGGGTACGGACACGTGTCCCAGCAGCTGCAGAACGGGTACCAGGGGAACGGCGACTACGGCGCCTGCTTCAGCTCCTCCTTGGGCAGTTCCATTCGTCACAGCCCCATGAGCTCAGGAATATCCACGCCAGTCACCAACGTGAGCCCGGTGCATCTGCAGCACATCCGGGAGCAAATGGCCATTGCCCTCAAGCGTCTCAAGGAGCTCGAGGAGCAAGTCAAGACCATTCCTGTGCTGCAGGTCAAAATTTCAGTGTTACAGGAAGAGAAGCGGCACATGATGGCCGAACTCAAAAACCAGAGGAAAGCCGCTCAAAACGACACGTACGGTTTCAGAAAGCGATCCTACAGTGCAGGAAACGCGGAGCAGTGGGAACACATGTCTCAGGTGAGAAGAGGTGGGGAACTGTATATAGActgtgaggaggaggtggagagcgTGGAGCAGAGCTCTGAGAGGATAGAGGAGTTCAGGCAGCTGACTGCAGAGATGCAAGCCCTGGAGAGAAAAATCCAGGATAGCAACTATGAAAGTCCAGCAAACCTTCGGGTGAACAGAGGAAGCCTGATGAGAGAAAGCCTGACGAAAGAAACCCGATCTGTTGCTGTAGGTGGTGATGAGAACATGAACGATGTGATTGTATACAACAGATCTGCAAGGCAACACAGAGAAGTTGCTgtggggacagagaaagaaatgagagagtgtggggttggggtgacagaGGCCATGCTTGGCTTGTCAACGGAGGTCGAGAAAGAGATAGAGCTTCAGCAGCAGACCATCGAAGCCCTTAAGGAGAAGATTTACAGACTAGAGGTTCAGTTAAAGGAAACGACCTATGACAGGGAAATGACCAAATTAAAACAGGAGCTGCAGGCGGCTGGGTCTAGGAAAAAAGTGGACAAAGCCATGATGGCTCAGCCCCATGCCGTCAGCAGGATGGTGGAGGCCGTCATACAAACGAGAGACCAAATGGTGGGAAACCACGTGGACGTTGCTGATTCGTCGGCGGGAAACCACCTGCAGACGAGCAGCATCGGGACATCCTGCAGACCGGCCGTGCGGAGCGTGGCTGCGGGCCCCGAGCTGCTGATGAGCCGATGGCTGGTGCGGGAGAGGGCAGAGATGCGAGACCAGGGCACGGGGAGCTCCGCGGAGCTGTGCGACAGGGCGGTGGGCGCGGAGACCAGCGTCCGCGAGACGGGCGTCAACACGGAGGAGCCGGCTGGCGCGGCCGGCCCCGGCCGGGCCAGCAGAGCGATGAGGTCTGTGGGCTGCGGGGATTGCTCGGTGCACGTGGTGGTTTGCGTCCCCACGGAGCGCGTGTCCCGCGAAACGGCCACGGAGGCTGTGCCCCGGGCGGAGGCGATGATGATGGCGGTGCCTTCGACAGCTAGCCAGCAAACCAGCACCGACTTGGAGATGGTGAGCCGGTGCACCAGCACGGAGACGGCCTCCCTGGCAGACTGCGGGACCAACACCGCTCTGAGCAGCTGCGATAAACAGACCAACACGGACAGCGTGGAGACGCGGAGCGTGGCGGTGGGAGATGGCCGGGTGAAGGACATACACACGTCTGCTAAAACGCGTTCGGTTGGAGTGGGCACCTTGCTCTCTAGCCACCCTGGCTTTGAAAAGCCCTCCGCGATAAAAACCAAAGACTGTGGCGTTGGGCAGATAAACATTCATGAGAACTACCTGGTTGGTCTTAAAATGAGGAGCATTGCCTGCGGACCCCCTCCGCTGCCAGTCGTGCCGGCTGGCACCAGGAGCATTGGTGTTGGGGGAGAGTCCGTGTGCGAGCCGGCGGGCGATCTCGTGGAAAGCCCTCTGCCTCCGCCTGAGCTGAGGACGGGCTTGGATCACTACATTGAGCGCGTGCAGAAGCTGCTGCAGGAACAGCAGATGCTGCTTGCTGAAAATTACAGTGAACTGGCAGAAGCCTTTGGGGAGCCCCACTCCCAGATTGGATCTCTGAATTCGCAGCTCATCAGCACCCTCACCTCCATCAATTCCGTCATGAAATACGCCAGCACGGAGGAGCTGCGGAGCCTGGACCTTCAGAAGCAGTGCGTGGAGAGGAGCACCACGTCGG GTGCTACTTTGGAGTACATCCCTCACGGCCAACTTGCAAACACCCACTTAACCTCTAATTTGCGAGCGCTGAAATTGGAGCAGGACATAGTGCCTGCTCAGGAGGAGAGGAAGACTCCCCTGGTGGAAGCCGTTCGGGGAAGGAAGTCCTTTTCTTCTCAGGACAAAGCTCTCACTCCAATTAACCTGACAGATGACCAGCTTGCCTCTGGCCTCTATG TATGTACTAATAATGAAAACACACTCAAATCTATAATGAAGAAAAGGGATGGGAAAAAGGACTTGAGCAACACCAAGAAAAACCTGCAGTTTGTCGGCATTAATGGCGG CTACGAGACGACGTCCAGCGATGACTCCAGCTCCGAGGAGAGCTCCTCCTCAGACTCAGAGGAGGAGTGCGAGGGCCACGAGTACCCCCGCAGCCGGCACACGGAAGAAGGGCAGCCAGTGCCTCGCGCCTCAGAGGTCTGTGCCGTGGGGTCGGAGGAGGACAGCCCCCCGCCAGAGTGCGAGGAAGTGGAGATCAGAGAGAG ATACGAATTAAgtgaaaagatgctttctgcctgTCACCTGCTGAGGAACAACATTGACGACCCCAAGGCACTGACCAACAAAGATGTG AGGTTTTGTTTAAATACCATCCAGCATGAGTGGTTTCGTGTCTCAAGTCAGAAGTCGGCTGTCCCTGAAATGGTTGGAGACTACATAACTGCTTTTGAAGAGATTTCTTCTGCTGTCCTCAGACATATCATCAATATGGCAGATGGAAACGGAAACACCGCTCTGCATTACAGTGTCTCACATTCTAACTTTGAAATTGTAAAGCTTCTTCTGGATGCAA ATGTCTGTAACGTAAATCATCAGAACAAGGCCGGCTATACCCCCATCATGCTTGCTGCGCTCGCAGCTGTGGAAGCGGAGAAGGACATGAGGATAGTGGAGGAGCTGTTCAGCTGTGGGGACGTGAATGCTAAAGCTAGCCAG GCTGGTCAGACCGCACTGATGCTGGCCGTGAGTCACGGGCGGATAGACATGGTTAAAGCTCTGCTGGCCTGTGGTGCGGACGTCAACATCCAGGATGACGAGGGCTCTACAGCTCTGATGTGTGCTAGTGAACACGGACATGTAGAGATTGTCAAACTGCTGCTGGCTCAGCCAGGGTGTAATGGCACCCTGGAGGACAAT GATGGCAGCACAGCACTTTCAATAGCCCTGGAAGCTGGACATAAGGACATAGCAGTTCTCCTTTATGCCCATGTCAACTTTTCCAAAACCCAGTCACCG GGCACTCCTAGGCTAAGCAGAAAGACATCTCCTGGTCCCACCCACAGAGCCACGTTTGAGTAG